DNA sequence from the Augochlora pura isolate Apur16 chromosome 11, APUR_v2.2.1, whole genome shotgun sequence genome:
CATACGGGCATATTAAACAGGCCCTCATCGAAAGGCTGGCGAAATCCGACGAGGTCCCGccgaaacaattatttagtgACGTGGATCTCGGCCACAGGAAGCCATCCGAGATCCTAAGGGAAATGGTGCGTATGGCGGGCGCCAAGGTAACAGAGAACGAGCTTAAAACGCTCTGGATGCAGTGGCTTCCAGCACGCGTGCAAGATATTCTCTCAGTAGTGGACGACGCTAGCGTTGAGCGGTTGGCAAAGATCGCCGACAAAACTATGGATAGAGCAACGGGAGCAGACGTGGTCGCAATTGCACCCCCGAGGACGCGTTTCTGTGAACAAGATGGCGCGCTGGCCGCCATCATTAACCGACTTGACAGGCTGGAGATGCGGTTGTCCAGACGCGACCGTCAACGAAGCCCCAGCGGACAACGCCACAACCACCGCGGAAACCAACAACAGCGGCGGGCCAGGAATCGCAGCCGTTCTACTACGGCAAACGGTTTCTGCTATTTTCACAACAAATTCGGAAAGGAGTCCTGGAAATGCAGAAAACCTTGCCGATGGACAGAAGCATTAGGAAAGCAGCAGAAAAACTAAAAAGCGTACCTCGAGTAGAGGCggtcaaaattaataaatgaataatacagAACTGAGCCAAAATCAATGGATTGATTTATTGGCTCATTGGGGAAAAAGCCTTGCGGAATAAAAAAACCcataaaaaagtaataaacaaagattttacaaaagtCTTTACATTACGCGATGAAGGTGTGTGCGTTGTTACATTGTTTATGGTTTGTACGTTGTATTGATTGATTTTAGTATGTATTGTTGTGTGGCGGCGACAAACCGGCGCCACGTCTCCGCCATGTGTTTAGTTTTAGGACGAAAGAATGTTTGGACGAATGGACCGGGTCGCGTGCTGTGCGATAGCGTCAAGCGGATGTTTGGACGATTGGTTCGAGTGTCACAGAGAGTGAATGCATTAAGTGAGTTTAGAGTGAAAGAATGTGAGAATGAGAAACAATGATTTTCGTGAGAATGCATGAGCGAGCGAACGGCTAATCCGTAAGCCGTTTAGTAGGAGCGTTCGTCGAGTACGGTACGCGGGCATCGCGGGTTTGTACCGACTGTAATCTTGTAATAAAGTGAGTATAGTTAAACCGAGTCAATCGTTTCTTCCACCGCTGTTCCCACTTCTACAGTTGTATGATTCACAGATCTCGTGGTCTGTCTGTTTTAGTTTACGGATCTCGTAGTCTGTCTGTTTTGTTTTACGGATCTCGTGATCCGTTGCTGTATGATTGACAGATCTCGTGGTCTGTTTGTTGGCAGAACTTGTGGTCCGATGGTTCGACTTGGATTGCTCCAAGCGAACGCTATTTGTGTATATTGTTGTGTATGTATTGTTGCGTGTATGAATTGTAGTTATGACTACAAATGATATGACTCGATATTATTCACATTACACTACACTAATAATCGCGTTCCgatttactatactatttcGCTTAACTTTGTCCGGAGAAATTCTTGCGCGTGGCTCTACTGAATGCCCGTCTCAAAACCTGTGTAACTGCGTTCAGATGCGTTCTGCCCCGAACTGTGTTCTATCGCGTTCTGATCTTTCCCGTGTAAAGAACCGAGAATTTATAGCTGAATTCCTTCGCTTTCTTTTCTGAAGGACTCGGATAAATCCGGCGCCGAAAAGTCACCCGAATGTTTAGTTTATGCCTCGCGCGTGTCTATCTGGGGACCGACTCGCGCTAGCTACGAACAAAAGGGGTCCTGTGGTGACTGCGTCCCGGGTCTAAGTGTCTTCTCGGGACCGCCGCTACGAACACTTGACGtggtatacaaaaaataaaacttcggCGCGGACTTTACGTTCGCGGTCGAACAATAACATTACTTTCCTCATAGATACAGGCGCAGATGTCTCGGTCGTCGCAAAAGCCTTTGGAGGTAGGTACCCGAAGGTAGGTGATTTCAAGCTATATGCGGCAAACGGGGCGGCAATAAACACATATGGTGAAAAAATAATCGCAGTAAATTTAGGCCTCCGACGTGATTTTTTCTAACAGTTTGTAATTGCAGACGTTTCAAAACCGACAATTGGCGCaaatttcttacatttttttaatttattagttgaCCTTCGTTTTAAACGACTGCTGGACGGAAACACAAGACTTTACGCAAACGCGACAGTTTCTAAAACAGATGACCCATCCGTACGGACAAtagatgtaaatataaaacagacaGAACGTTTAAGAGAATACAAAGACTTGACGAAACCGGCCGCCAGGAAAAACATCAAAATCAACGTTCACCACCATATCAAGACGAATGGACCCCCGGTTGCTGAGCGAGCGAGACGCCTGCTTCCGGAGAAACTCAAGACGGCTCGAGTGTCACGTAAAAATCACggagtaagaaataaaaaaaaaggagctGCTGAACCATGGTCCAAAAGACTCGTTTATTATGAAGTTTACAAAATCAAACACTAGTAGCTTTACACGCTTCGGATACAACTAGTAGGCGCGTGGGGTAGAACTGAACTGAGAGTGTCGTTTAGGGTGTGGTCCTATTTATGCTATTTTCTTACATGAAAGATGCCTGGAAACTTATGACTAATTGGCTTATGACTAAGTGAGATAAGGCGTGAAGATTTCGGTGTTCGGTCAAGGTTCTCCTTACTATCGCTTGCTCTGAGATGGCTGGATACTTATCACTAATGCTCGGTCAAGGTCTTATTTACTACCCTGTAATGAATTGTGACTAATCCTATGCTGATTAATCGTGACTACGCTTATGAGTAATAGGGCGGAAAATTTTGGTGGTTACACGAGCAGAGTTTGAGCAGATGCTCAAAGAGGGTATCTGCCAGCCGTCTAAGAGTCAGTGGGCGAGCCCTCTCCACATGGTACCCAAAAAATCTGGGGAATGGAGACCATGTGGAGACTATCGCCGTCTGAATGACATCACCGTGCCGGACAAATATCCGTTGCCGCACGTCCATGACGTGGACAGTCAATTTGCTGACTGCACGGTGTTCTCGGTGATAGACCTAGCTAAGGCATATTACCAGGTGTCTGTAGCTCCCGAGGACATCGAAAAGAGGGCGGTCATCACGCCGTTCGGACTATATGAATTCACGGTGATGCCATTCGGATTGCCAGATGGACTTCATATTACGGGGACTAGATTTCTGCCACTGTTATGTAGATGATATAATAGTAGCATCCCCGGATATGGAGACACACGACAGGCATCTGCGCATGTTATTTGATAGGTTAAGAGAAAGTATTTAGCGTAAAGTATCTAGGTTACAAGATTAGTGGTAAGGGCATTGCACCTCTGCAAGAGCGGGTGTAATCtattttagattataaaaAATCTTGTTCCATTGCAGATCTTCGACGTTTCCTAGGAATAGTCAATTTCTATAGGAGATTTCTCCGCCGGGCCGCAGACTGGCTAGCCCCTTTGAACGGGTAGCTCCAGGGAGCCAAGAAGAAGGACCAGAGGCCGGTCTGTTGAGACGATGCGTCGGTGCAGGCATTNNNNNNNNNNNNNNNNNNNNNNNNNNNNNNNNNNNNNNNNNNNNNNNNNNNNNNNNNNNNNNNNNNNNNNNNNNNNNNNNNNNNNNNNNNNNNNNNNNNNTGCATAGTGCGGGCGATAAACGGATTTTATCTGCTGCAAGACAAGCAATTGGTATAGGTACTACAacattgctgaaacaaaattttactggCACAAATATTGCTATTTGGTTATCTAGCTATTGcaaatatgtaacatttaatttttagtccATCTGTCCATCTTATCGCTCCAGCGTAAACAGGGTCCCAGCACACTCCGGTATAGAATGTGTAAAATGTCAGACCCAAATCGGTTTACAAATTCTTTgtcaacgaaatttgattatttacaatcaaattagatcatttataaatttattaacagataaaGTTGTCTCGCAATGCGAAGAATAAGACGTTATTACACgcacgacgatatatcgtcgttggcaCTTCTGGCAAGTGCAGCAATCgtcgtccggcactaaaagggttaaccaatgatggtataattataatcatcactgaaaaatatatgatttttaacaagttacattgtttttatatagaccatatCATTTCTCCAGATAGACCAATCTGCGTTAAGTGGAGCACTAGCAAGCACACGTCACTATTAGTGTGTCTTTGACTTTCTGATGAAGCCAACTGCAATGCTTGCGAAATGTTCggataattattcgaaaaaggATACGGCTTACACCCGAAAGTctcaataaattgatttttatcatCCAACTACATTTTGTTAAAGATTTTTTGGGGAACTTAAGGGTGACCAACTAatcgtatgaaatattttgagcaatgattttacaatttaatttaactgaaacataaaaattataagtttatGAAAGACGGATAAAGATGCTACGTGACTTGTGATAATGCTGTTtgtaatcattaataatatcaaacaaAGCCGAACACTTctcagaatattatttctcacAAGTAGTCGAACTTTCtttatattaacactaaacttaTCGTACACTAAAGATGTCTGACatgtgttattttatattaaaaaactgaaTTGATTTAATCATCTTACCATTTTTATCATGTGTGTTAGAATTAAGAAATGTATCCAATCATTTCCTGCAAAAGTGGCATTATAatacgagaaatatttaaacaacaattGCGGAGGAATTCGTCATTTTGACAGCTAtgatagatttaatattaaaataatatttgtaagtatatattttgtagtatcGGAAGAGGTTAtcgtataacaattattattttgatttcaatgtttttagttagagaataaatttagttattcGTTGTCCACAATCATCatcgaagagaaaaagaaaatatgccTTCATTGCGTGCTTGTATTTACTATTGAATGTTTAATACTGATgagaatacaatataattttaggtCGACTTAAAATGACAGACGTAACcggttattattagaaatctccatcaaaATTCCGACTTGTCAAAAGACAGCTAGAGATAGAGC
Encoded proteins:
- the LOC144477164 gene encoding uncharacterized protein LOC144477164 encodes the protein MGSKDAMEAEKRMEVQASEFGAVKLPPFWKEEPRLWFTVLEREFAAYNIKADVVKSSAVTRSLDSETLKVVVDVVEAPPEKSTYGHIKQALIERLAKSDEVPPKQLFSDVDLGHRKPSEILREMVRMAGAKVTENELKTLWMQWLPARVQDILSVVDDASVERLAKIADKTMDRATGADVVAIAPPRTRFCEQDGALAAIINRLDRLEMRLSRRDRQRSPSGQRHNHRGNQQQRRARNRSRSTTANGFCYFHNKFGKESWKCRKPCRWTEALGKQQKN